A genome region from Lytechinus pictus isolate F3 Inbred chromosome 14, Lp3.0, whole genome shotgun sequence includes the following:
- the LOC135156717 gene encoding chromo domain-containing protein cec-1-like, whose product MAKRISKEIEEEMKKREAKISVNATTPDSESEGNSVGDVESDEVESKNKDSSESEEEAEEPKVPSLRMLVRHPSTEDQFGTDRRETMRQHYKQHHRAHVKEVDTLRSSLTSPKEKMEERNRQERIEKRRKEIEEEKEEERNRQVHLHL is encoded by the exons ATGGCGAAGCGAATTTCAAAAGAGATTGAAGAAGAAATGAAGAAGCGTGAAGCGAAAATTAGTGTGAACGCAACGACACCAGATTCAGAGAGCGAAGGCAATAGTGTGGGAGATGTAGAGAGCGATGAAGTAGAAAGCAAGAACAAAGATAGCAGCGAAAGTGAAGAGGAGGCTGAGGAGCCAAAGGTGCCATCCCTCAGGATGCTAGTGCGCCACCCATCTACTGAAGACCAATTTGGG acagacagacgaGAGACTATGAGGCAACATTATAAACAACACCACAGAGCACATGTTAAGGAAGTAGACACACTACGATCCAGCCTAACATCGCCTAAGGAAAAGATGGAAGAGCGGAATCGACAGGAAAGAATTGAGAAGAGGAGAAAGGAGATCgaagaagagaaggaggaagagaggAACAGACAAGTGCACCTACACCTCTAG